A window from Rhizobium sp. BG4 encodes these proteins:
- the pcaF gene encoding 3-oxoadipyl-CoA thiolase: MAEAFICDYIRTPIGRFGGSLSSVRADDLGAVPLKALMERNASVDWDAVDDVVFGCANQAGEDNRNVARMSLLLAGLPLGVSGTTINRLCGSGMDAVITAARAIRAGEAELMIAGGVESMSRAPFVMPKADTAFSRNAEIYDTTIGWRFVNPVMKKQYGVDSMPETGENVAEDYKVSREDQDAFAVRSQAKAAASQASGRLGKEITAVTIPQRKGDPIVVDRDEHPRATSMEALAKLGTPFKKEGGTVTAGNASGVNDGAAALIIASEAAAKKHGLRPIARILGGAAGGVPPRIMGIGPVPASRRLMARLGMKQEQFDVIELNEAFASQGLAVLRELGIADDDGRVNRNGGAIALGHPLGMSGARITGTAALELAETGGRYSLSTMCIGVGQGIAVALERV, encoded by the coding sequence ATGGCTGAAGCTTTCATCTGCGATTACATCCGCACGCCGATCGGCCGCTTCGGCGGCTCGCTTTCGTCCGTCCGCGCCGACGATCTCGGCGCCGTGCCGCTGAAGGCACTGATGGAGCGGAACGCTTCCGTCGATTGGGATGCGGTCGATGACGTCGTCTTCGGCTGCGCCAACCAGGCAGGCGAGGACAATCGCAACGTCGCCCGCATGTCCCTGCTGCTCGCCGGTCTGCCGCTTGGCGTCTCCGGCACCACGATCAACCGTCTCTGCGGCTCCGGCATGGACGCCGTCATCACCGCGGCGCGGGCGATCCGCGCGGGCGAGGCGGAGCTGATGATTGCCGGCGGCGTCGAAAGCATGTCGCGCGCGCCTTTCGTCATGCCGAAGGCCGATACGGCCTTTTCGCGCAATGCCGAAATCTACGATACGACGATCGGCTGGCGCTTCGTCAATCCGGTGATGAAGAAGCAATATGGCGTCGATTCCATGCCGGAGACCGGCGAGAATGTCGCCGAGGATTACAAGGTGAGCCGTGAGGATCAGGACGCCTTCGCCGTTCGTTCGCAGGCGAAGGCCGCAGCCTCCCAGGCAAGCGGCCGGCTCGGCAAGGAGATCACTGCCGTTACCATCCCGCAGCGCAAGGGCGATCCCATCGTCGTCGACAGGGACGAGCATCCGCGCGCGACCTCGATGGAGGCGCTTGCCAAGCTCGGAACGCCCTTCAAGAAGGAGGGCGGGACTGTCACCGCCGGCAACGCATCGGGCGTGAACGACGGCGCTGCGGCGCTGATCATCGCCTCGGAAGCGGCGGCGAAGAAACATGGTCTCAGGCCGATCGCCCGCATTCTCGGCGGTGCGGCTGGCGGTGTTCCGCCGCGTATCATGGGTATCGGTCCGGTCCCGGCATCGCGCAGGCTGATGGCGCGCCTCGGCATGAAGCAGGAGCAGTTCGACGTCATCGAGCTCAACGAGGCCTTCGCCTCGCAGGGGCTGGCGGTATTGCGCGAGCTCGGGATTGCCGATGACGACGGCCGTGTGAACCGCAATGGCGGCGCCATCGCGCTCGGCCATCCGCTCGGCATGTCGGGCGCCCGTATCACCGGCACGGCGGCACTCGAACTTGCCGAAACCGGCGGCCGCTATTCGCTCTCGACCATGTGCATCGGCGTAGGCCAGGGGATCGCCGTGGCGCTCGAGCGCGTCTGA
- a CDS encoding CoA transferase subunit B, whose translation MTFDTREDIKLSNAQIAWRAAQDITDGAYVNLGIGFPEMVARYQPEGREAIFHTENGILNFGEAPPAGEEDWDLINAGKRAVTLKPGAAFFHHDDSFAMVRGGHLDIAILGAYQVSENGDLANWRVGSKGVPAVGGAMDLVHGAKQVCVITEHVTKNGEPKLVEKCTFPLTGVGCITRVYTSHAVIDIVKGRFVLREKLAAMTAEELQAMTGAKLHIEGPVADLAVPEL comes from the coding sequence ATGACATTCGATACGCGCGAAGACATCAAGCTTTCCAACGCCCAGATTGCCTGGCGCGCCGCCCAGGACATTACTGACGGTGCCTATGTGAACCTCGGCATCGGCTTCCCCGAAATGGTCGCTCGCTACCAACCCGAGGGGCGCGAGGCGATCTTTCATACCGAAAACGGCATCCTGAATTTCGGCGAGGCGCCGCCCGCCGGTGAAGAGGATTGGGATCTGATCAACGCCGGCAAGCGGGCAGTGACGCTGAAGCCGGGCGCCGCCTTCTTCCACCATGACGACAGCTTCGCCATGGTGCGCGGCGGTCATCTGGATATCGCCATCCTCGGCGCCTATCAAGTGTCCGAGAACGGCGATCTTGCCAACTGGCGGGTCGGCTCGAAGGGAGTGCCGGCCGTCGGCGGGGCGATGGACCTTGTCCACGGCGCCAAGCAGGTCTGCGTCATCACCGAGCATGTGACCAAGAACGGCGAGCCGAAGCTGGTCGAGAAATGCACCTTTCCGCTGACCGGCGTCGGCTGCATCACTCGCGTCTATACGAGCCACGCCGTGATCGACATCGTCAAGGGCCGCTTCGTGCTGCGCGAGAAGCTTGCCGCCATGACGGCCGAGGAATTGCAGGCAATGACCGGCGCAAAACTGCATATCGAAGGCCCGGTTGCCGATCTCGCCGTGCCCGAGCTGTAA
- a CDS encoding 3-oxoacid CoA-transferase subunit A has product MDKTIRSAADAVSDIGDGAVVMIGGFGGSGAPIELIHALIDKGPKNLTVINNNAGNGRIGIAAMIDAGMVRKMICSFPRSSDPRAFTDKYLAGEIELELVPQGTLAERIRAGGAGIPAFYTPTTYGTELAEGKPVAEFDGRQYVQERWLKADFAIVKAQLGDTHGNLTYNKAGRNFNPLMCMAAARTVAQVSKLVPAGGIDPEQVVTPGIFVDGVVEIANPQQEEELIRAGVAYV; this is encoded by the coding sequence ATGGACAAGACGATCCGGAGCGCGGCCGACGCCGTATCCGATATTGGTGATGGCGCCGTCGTGATGATTGGCGGGTTCGGCGGATCGGGTGCTCCGATCGAGCTCATTCATGCGCTGATCGACAAGGGGCCGAAGAACCTTACCGTCATCAACAACAATGCCGGCAACGGCCGGATCGGTATTGCGGCGATGATCGATGCCGGGATGGTCAGGAAGATGATCTGCTCCTTCCCGCGCTCGTCCGATCCGCGGGCTTTCACCGACAAGTATCTGGCGGGCGAGATCGAGCTCGAGCTGGTGCCGCAGGGCACGCTTGCCGAGCGCATCCGCGCTGGCGGCGCCGGGATCCCGGCCTTCTATACGCCGACGACCTACGGAACCGAGCTTGCCGAGGGCAAGCCGGTCGCCGAGTTCGATGGCAGGCAATATGTGCAGGAGCGCTGGCTGAAGGCCGATTTCGCGATCGTCAAGGCGCAGCTCGGCGATACTCATGGCAACCTCACCTACAACAAGGCTGGCCGCAACTTTAACCCGCTGATGTGCATGGCGGCGGCAAGGACGGTGGCCCAGGTCTCGAAGCTGGTGCCCGCCGGCGGCATCGATCCGGAACAGGTGGTGACGCCAGGGATCTTCGTCGATGGCGTCGTCGAGATCGCCAATCCGCAACAGGAAGAAGAGCTCATTCGAGCCGGGGTGGCCTACGTATGA
- a CDS encoding IclR family transcriptional regulator — protein sequence MRETDFVSGFARGLKVIEAFGEMHQRLSITDAAKLTGLDRATVRRSLLTLSELGYADYDGKFFTLTPKVLRLGHAYLSATPLPAILQPHLDLLSEKAGQSASASVLDGTEILYIARASQRRVMSINLTPGSRLPAYCASMGRVLLAALPEAEARAILARSDLKANTPRTLTDPGKLIAEFQRVRAQGYAVIDQELELGLCSIAIPVKNDRGQLICALNIGAPAAHASADEMVTRYLPLMKETQAALRLVLR from the coding sequence ATGCGCGAAACGGACTTCGTCAGCGGGTTTGCGAGGGGGCTGAAGGTCATTGAGGCCTTTGGCGAGATGCATCAGCGTCTCTCGATTACCGATGCTGCCAAGCTGACCGGGCTCGACCGTGCAACGGTGCGGCGGTCGCTGCTGACGCTTTCGGAGCTTGGCTATGCCGATTACGACGGCAAGTTCTTTACGCTGACGCCGAAGGTGCTGCGGCTGGGGCATGCGTATCTCTCGGCCACGCCGCTGCCCGCCATCCTGCAGCCGCATCTCGATCTGCTGTCGGAAAAGGCAGGGCAGAGCGCCTCCGCCTCCGTGCTCGACGGCACTGAAATCCTCTATATCGCCCGGGCCTCGCAGAGGCGGGTGATGTCGATCAACCTGACACCGGGAAGCCGCCTTCCCGCCTATTGCGCTTCGATGGGCCGGGTTCTGCTGGCTGCACTCCCCGAAGCCGAGGCGCGCGCCATTCTTGCCCGCAGCGATCTCAAGGCCAACACGCCGCGCACGCTCACCGACCCGGGGAAACTGATCGCCGAATTCCAGCGCGTCCGCGCCCAGGGCTATGCGGTCATCGATCAGGAACTCGAACTCGGCCTCTGCTCCATCGCGATCCCCGTCAAGAACGACCGCGGCCAGTTGATCTGCGCGCTGAATATCGGCGCCCCGGCGGCGCATGCTTCGGCTGACGAAATGGTGACGCGCTATCTGCCGCTGATGAAGGAAACGCAGGCCGCGCTCCGCCTCGTTCTGCGCTGA